The genome window AGCGTCCCCTGTTGAACACTGAAATGGAGGTGTTCTCGCATCGCAGTGTATTACCGCGCCGCGCGGCGGTGACAGCGATTGCGGAGGACCGGCTGGGGCAAGTCTGGCTGGGCACGTCCTCGGGAGTGCACCGCCACGATGGCTTCGAGTGGCAGGACATGCGCCTGCAGGAGGCGGGTCGGGCGTTGGCGGTGCGCAGCATGCTCGCTACCCGCGATGGCAGCGTACGCGCGCTGGATCTGGACGGCGGCGTGCACGAATGGCGCGATGGAGCCTGGCTCGAGCGCGTCGCGAAGACGCAGCGCATCCACGCCTTCGGTCTGGATCACCACGGGCGCGTTCTGGTGGCGATCGACGACGGCTTGGCGGTACTCGACGGGGAGCAGCTGCATCGGCTGTCCGGTTCGCGCGCCGCCGTGTGGGTGTCTCGCATCAAGGTTCGAAATGGACAGACGCTGCTGCTCGAAGGCGTTTCAGCCAGCACCAGACAAGTGCTGCGGCTCACCGAGACCGACGAGCTGGTCGCCGATGCGCGATTTGCCCGACTCGCCAACGGGTTGAAGTACCTCGCCGATTTTGACGTCGGCGTGGACGGGGCCGCTGCTGTCGGTGGCGACCAAGTGCGCTGGATGAGCGTGCAGGGCAACGTCACCACCCTGACCGATGTGCCGAAGGGACAGAGTGGCGAGCCGGCGCAACTGGGCTACGAGTCGCAGATTCTGCTGGATCGCGACGGCGGATTGTGGATCGCCGGATTGGGCGACACCGGCGTCGTGCGCTATACGCCTCGCGGTGGCGTGCAGCGTCGCGCCGCGGCGCTGCCGTTTCGCATCGCCACGGCGTTGCACGAGACACGGCAAGGTTCGATCTGGGTTGGCTTGTGGCGTGGAGCCGTGGTCTTTCGCGATGTCCCCATCCACCAGCGATGGCTCGATCCGGGGAGCTATGGCGATGGTCACGCCAATGCGGTTACGCGTGGTGCGGACGGCAGCATCTGGGCCGCGAGGTTTCACGGCTTGTCGCAGTTCTCCGAGTCGGGCACCCAGTTGGCGATCCTCCCGCCGCCGAATGCCGCGACGCTGCGATCTGTCGTAGCGCTTGCCGATGGTTCGCTGCTGGTTGCCGCCGACCACGAGATCCATCGCGGAAAGGGCGGACAGTGGCGACGGATGGATCTGTCGGCCACGCTGGGTGAGGGTCGCGCGATCACCGGCCTGGCCGTGGATGCTTCGCAGCAAGTCTGGATCGGAACCACCGACGGCTTGTACCGGCTGTTCGCGGAAGAAGCCGAGGCGCTGGCAAGCGTGCGTGGACCGATCCGCCAAATCGTTTCCGAAGGCGGGCATCTGTGGGTGGTGGGCGACCGGCTGTGGCGCATTCCAGCCACGGGTTCCGCCGTGGTGCCCGAGAGCATCGACACGCGCGACCTGGATGCCGCGACGATTCGTTCGTTGGTGGTGCTCGAAAACGGCGACGTTTGGCTGGCGACCGATGGCTCCGGACTGGTTCGGCGATCAGCAGACGGCGGTCTGCAGCGCTACGGGATTGCCGAGGGACTGCCGTCCCAGCGTTTCGCAATGATCGCGGCCAGCGGTGACCCTGCGCAGCCGACGCTCTGGGCAGCCCCGGTGATGGTCGACCACAACCAGGTGTTCTGGATTGTTTCGTGGAAAGCGATGGCCGACGGTGGCGTGCCGGCCTGGCGTGGCTACGGCGCGCGCGAAGGGCTGGTCGACCCGCCGGCGCATCCAGACAATTTCCCGGCCGCCGTGGCGACGCCCGACGGCGGCTTGCGGATCGCCACGCCGGGCGGGTTGGTCGTGGCACGTGCGCCACCGTCGCAAGGTCTTGCGGCCCCGGGTCTTGCGGCGGTTCTGGTCGACAACCGCGAAGTCGCTCGAACGGACACGCTCGATGCAGCGCATCCGGTCACCTTGCGCCTCGCGACGAATGAGGATCCGGAGCGCATCGAGACCTGGTACCGCGTCGATTCGGCGGCGGCCGTCCAGGCTTCTCGACCCGGACGCATCGAATTGGGGTTCCTTCGGTCCGCGACCACTACGGTGCAGGTGCAATTCCGCCAGGACGGGTTGGCCGGTCCTTACAGCACCATCACCCTGCGCGCCCGTCTGCCCGTCTATGCACAGTGGTGGTTCGCGCCGCTGCTCGGGAGCGTCCTGCTCGCGCTGCTCGGACTCAGCGCCTGGCTCGCGGCGAAAGCGCGTCGCGCGCGGCGTGCGGCGCAGGAGGCGCACGACCGGCTACAGCATGCGCTCACCGGAGAGTGGATCGGACTGGAACCGCTGGAGAGGGTCATGCTCGGGGCTTGCGCGCAGGGAATCGAGTTGCGTGCGGCGCAGACCCTAGTGTTGCAGGAGACGGGCGGCGTCGCCGCGTTCGCGGCGACCGTCGAACGTTGCATCGAGCGCCTGCTGCAGCGCGGACTGATCGACACCAAGGGGCTCGGGTGGCGCCTGCAGCGCGAAGCCTTCGCCCAATATGCGCCGGCATGCAAGCCCTTGGCCGTCATCCTCCAGGAGGAAGCGACGGTGATCGGTCCCTATCGGTGCCTGGCAGTGTTGGGTGCGGGCGGCATGGGGCGCGTGTTCCTCGGCAAGGCCCAAGGCGATGCCGACTGGAGCGCGATCAAGGTGATCCGGTCAGAGGCGTCGATCGAGAGGCTCGCGCGGCTGCGGCGCGAGGCCGAGGTGCTGGGCACGATCCAGCATCCGAATGTCGTGGCGCTGCTGGCGCATGGTCCCTGCGCACAAGGCTACTTCCTGGCGATGCCATGGATCGGCGGGCACCGCCTGGATCATTGCATCGAGCAAGGTCTGCAGGAGATGCAAGCTCGCACCATCGTCTTCGGCGTGATCGAGGCATTGTTCGCGGTTCATGGACGCGGCCTCGTGCATCGCGACGTCAAGCCGCAGAACGTGCTGGTGCGAGCCGATGGCAGCGCGGTTCTGATCGACTTCGGTGTCGCCCTGCAGCCCGACGCCGACACGCGCATGACCTCGACCGATGCGATCGTCGGAACACCGGCCTATTTCTCACCCGAGTCGCTCAGTTGCGAGCAGCCCACAGCGGCTGCGGACTGGTGGGCCCTCGGGGTGCTCGCACATGAAACCATGACGCAGGCTCTGCCCTGGGCCTGGCAGGGGCTCGATGAACACCACCGCCGACTTTCGCTGCTGCGCCCCCAGGGGCCGCCGCGCAATGCCCTGGCCGACTCCCTGCCCGAGCCGTGGCGCATGCTGATCGACGGCTGCCTGCATCCGGATCCGAACCAACGACAACGTGCTGCCGCCGCCTTCCGCACCGCGACGATCGCCAGCACGTCGTCGTCCGATTCGTGACCGTCGAAGGTGCACGTTCGCCAATTGTGGTTCCACTGATGCAAGTGCGCTGCCGCTAGCCTTGCCGCGGCGCGCCGGGCTTGCCGCAGGCAAGGCGGCGCTGCAGCTGTCTCCGCAGGGAGAGGTCGGTTGATCCAGGGGGAGTCATGAGAGCGCTGGTCGCATTGTTCTTCCTTCTCATCACACAGTCTGCCCTCGGGCAGACAACGTTGGTGGTCTCGCCGTCCTCACCAGGTGGTCCACTGATCAAAGGCGTGAATGATCAAGAGGTCGCACGGTTTGCCCTGTCATCGACTACCGGCGCAACGTGGAATATGGCAAGGCTGCAATTCAACAAGGTCGTGCCGGGAAGCCCTTGGTCAGTCGGAAACATCGACAGCTTCTTCTCGAATGTCCGGATCAAGGACGGGTCCAACAACACGCTGGCCACGATCGATCCCGCATCGTGCGTGGGCGCAACATTCACCTCCACGTTGTGGCAATGCGACGTTGTACTCAGCTTCACATTGCCACCGGCTGGAACTGCTGAGTGGCAAGTATTCATTGACATTCCACTCGCTTCACCGCTGAGTATCTTGCGTCAAGGATTTGTTCCTACGACAAGTCCCAACGTGCAAATCACCGGTGGCGGGATGGCCACTATTCCAAGTAGTCAATTTCAAGGTGGTCAACGTGCGGTTCAGGACCCGCCACCTCAGCCCACAATGGCGCTTTCTGCAAGTTCGCCGACGGGAGACATTCCGCGAGGGGCCATCAACGTGCTCGGTGGAAAGTTCGATCTTGCCGTAGGTGCAGGAAGTGGCAGCGTTTCGTTTACTGCCATGAGGATGGTCGTTGAAAAGACCGGCGGCAGCGCCTGGACTCTGGGCAGCATCGACAACGACTTCACGCAAATCGGCGTGTTCGATGGCATCGGGAATATTCCCGTGCCGAAGTTCAACCCGAGTGCGTGTGTGGATGTCTCGGTCACGGCGGATCGTTTTGAGTGCACTGTTCCAGTCACGTATTCGATTCCGGTAAACAGCTCGAGCGAGTTTCAGGTGATATTGAACGTCGCTGCCAATGGCGTAGCCGACACGCTGCGCGTCGGATTCATGCCGACCCTCACACCAAACACCACGCTGCCAGGGGGCGGATCTTTCACCTTTCCCGCGGCAGCTGTGTATGGTGCGACACGGCAGCTGGTATTGCCGCCCGCACCTTCGATGACGCTCGCGGCCGGCTCGCCGACCACCGGAATCATCAAGGGAACCAACGACCAGACACTGATGCAGACCACCGTGGGAATGAGCGCCGGAACCGGCTCGGCCACGGTGAACAGCGTGAAATTCATGGTGACCGGCGAAGGAACGGCGTGGACGCTCGGCAACATCGACAACGACTTCACGCAAATCGGCATCTACGATGACCTGAGCGGAACGGTGGTGGCGCAGATGAACCCGTCGGCATCTGAGGTATCCCCGTTTTTCATGATAGCGGGCAGGTCTGAAGCGGGGGTGGAGCGCCATGCGCCAGGTGCGAGAGGAAGCGGAGGAGTTGATGCGGCGACGGCCACCAAGCGGGTCGGCGCAGGACTTCGACGCCGAGGCGCATGGTGGAGTGGTGGCTGCGCACGCAGGTGTTTTTGCCTTCGAGCCTGCCGCCGCGGCCCTGGTGTTCTTCGTGCAGTCCGACAAGCCAGGTCGCGAGTTGCACGAGTGCGAACAGCAGGAGCAGGTTGGAGAGGCGGGAGTCTTTCCGGGTCAGGCTGTGTTCGAAGCCGGCGCCAAAGGTTCCGCTCTTGAGGTCACGGAAGCCTTGCTCGATGGTCATGCGGCGCTGGTAGAGGCACGCCAGTTGCACCGGTGTGCCGCGCTCGGGTGGAAGCGATGTGGCGAGAACCCACGGTTCGCGTGCCGAGCGGGCAGCGCTCTGGCTGGTGCTGTCGCGTCGACGCGCACCGCGCCGGGTCAAGGCGCGACGCCCCTTCGGCCGCGACTGGTGGACAACGATCCGCGTTGTTACGGTCTTGGTGCGCCCGAGATGAAAGGCACCGAGTTCACGGCTGCGTTCCGGCAAGGCCAGTTCGTGGAGCGCGCTGCACGGCAACCAGTCGGCGGCGTTGATCGCAGCCTTCCGGACGGGCTGCACATGGACCGTGCCGCGCACTCGTCCAACGTAATCCCAGCCGAGTGCGGTGACTGCCGTGAACCATGGTCGACGGAATCCGGCGTCGCTCAGGATGACCGGTCGACAACCTTGCGGCAGCAAGCTCGCCAGCTCGCGTAGGAAGGCGCGCTCCACGACTGCCGAACCGGCGCTTTTCTCGGGGTGGACTTCTTCCCAGAGCGTCAGCGTTCGCCCGCGCACCGCCAG of Lysobacterales bacterium contains these proteins:
- a CDS encoding IS4 family transposase is translated as MRPSAILPQCLPSVFSTLHAATATVLLKALDALASGSWLTMTEIARHWPGAMRVAAPLKAIDRLLRSAPLERQRAAIYQAMLRWLIREPHPLIVVDWSDLKPDGSFKLLRAGLAVRGRTLTLWEEVHPEKSAGSAVVERAFLRELASLLPQGCRPVILSDAGFRRPWFTAVTALGWDYVGRVRGTVHVQPVRKAAINAADWLPCSALHELALPERSRELGAFHLGRTKTVTTRIVVHQSRPKGRRALTRRGARRRDSTSQSAARSAREPWVLATSLPPERGTPVQLACLYQRRMTIEQGFRDLKSGTFGAGFEHSLTRKDSRLSNLLLLFALVQLATWLVGLHEEHQGRGGRLEGKNTCVRSHHSTMRLGVEVLRRPAWWPSPHQLLRFLSHLAHGAPPPLQTCPLS
- a CDS encoding protein kinase yields the protein MMKRATRRRESAGLLRRIGRGLAFAFAFASLLLAQAAVAIDVERPLLNTEMEVFSHRSVLPRRAAVTAIAEDRLGQVWLGTSSGVHRHDGFEWQDMRLQEAGRALAVRSMLATRDGSVRALDLDGGVHEWRDGAWLERVAKTQRIHAFGLDHHGRVLVAIDDGLAVLDGEQLHRLSGSRAAVWVSRIKVRNGQTLLLEGVSASTRQVLRLTETDELVADARFARLANGLKYLADFDVGVDGAAAVGGDQVRWMSVQGNVTTLTDVPKGQSGEPAQLGYESQILLDRDGGLWIAGLGDTGVVRYTPRGGVQRRAAALPFRIATALHETRQGSIWVGLWRGAVVFRDVPIHQRWLDPGSYGDGHANAVTRGADGSIWAARFHGLSQFSESGTQLAILPPPNAATLRSVVALADGSLLVAADHEIHRGKGGQWRRMDLSATLGEGRAITGLAVDASQQVWIGTTDGLYRLFAEEAEALASVRGPIRQIVSEGGHLWVVGDRLWRIPATGSAVVPESIDTRDLDAATIRSLVVLENGDVWLATDGSGLVRRSADGGLQRYGIAEGLPSQRFAMIAASGDPAQPTLWAAPVMVDHNQVFWIVSWKAMADGGVPAWRGYGAREGLVDPPAHPDNFPAAVATPDGGLRIATPGGLVVARAPPSQGLAAPGLAAVLVDNREVARTDTLDAAHPVTLRLATNEDPERIETWYRVDSAAAVQASRPGRIELGFLRSATTTVQVQFRQDGLAGPYSTITLRARLPVYAQWWFAPLLGSVLLALLGLSAWLAAKARRARRAAQEAHDRLQHALTGEWIGLEPLERVMLGACAQGIELRAAQTLVLQETGGVAAFAATVERCIERLLQRGLIDTKGLGWRLQREAFAQYAPACKPLAVILQEEATVIGPYRCLAVLGAGGMGRVFLGKAQGDADWSAIKVIRSEASIERLARLRREAEVLGTIQHPNVVALLAHGPCAQGYFLAMPWIGGHRLDHCIEQGLQEMQARTIVFGVIEALFAVHGRGLVHRDVKPQNVLVRADGSAVLIDFGVALQPDADTRMTSTDAIVGTPAYFSPESLSCEQPTAAADWWALGVLAHETMTQALPWAWQGLDEHHRRLSLLRPQGPPRNALADSLPEPWRMLIDGCLHPDPNQRQRAAAAFRTATIASTSSSDS